From Pandoraea norimbergensis, the proteins below share one genomic window:
- a CDS encoding flavin reductase family protein: MTNDVHFYDPAQGHGLSHDPFKAIVAPRVIGWISSRDAQGQVNLAPYSFFGAFATFPPIIGFCSEGFKDSIANIEATREFVWNLTSKSLVEQMNKSSAPVASDVDEFELAGLTKAPGVNVGVPHVAESPASLECKLLQVVRLHDLEGKPMNNWLALGQVVGVHIRREFLRDDGTFDTLKAHPVMRAGYLGDYAEIGPMFDLRRPKA, from the coding sequence ATGACAAACGACGTTCATTTCTACGACCCCGCCCAAGGCCACGGCCTCTCGCACGATCCGTTCAAGGCGATTGTTGCGCCGCGCGTCATCGGCTGGATTTCCAGCCGCGACGCGCAGGGGCAGGTCAACCTCGCGCCGTACAGCTTTTTCGGTGCGTTCGCGACGTTCCCGCCGATCATCGGTTTCTGTAGCGAAGGCTTCAAGGATTCGATCGCGAATATCGAAGCGACGCGCGAGTTCGTCTGGAATCTGACCAGCAAGTCGCTGGTCGAGCAGATGAACAAGTCCTCCGCACCGGTGGCGAGCGATGTCGACGAGTTCGAACTGGCCGGGTTGACGAAAGCGCCCGGCGTCAACGTGGGCGTGCCGCACGTGGCCGAGTCGCCCGCATCGCTCGAATGCAAACTGTTGCAGGTGGTTCGCCTGCATGATCTCGAGGGCAAGCCGATGAACAACTGGCTGGCGCTCGGGCAGGTGGTCGGCGTACATATCCGTCGGGAGTTTCTGCGCGACGACGGCACCTTCGATACGCTCAAGGCACATCCGGTCATGCGCGCTGGTTATCTCGGCGACTATGCCGAAATCGGCCCGATGTTCGATCTGCGCCGTCCGAAGGCGTAA
- a CDS encoding complex I subunit 4 family protein — translation MFPILSLLIWTPILAGALIMLLGQDRHPNAVRWTSLAAAVVAALPIIPLVRGFHTRVADMQFVEHFRWITSFDASWHVGIDGLSLWLVALTGVTTIIVVLASWRAVTTRMSAYFGSFLVLSGLMQGVFTAQDGMLFFVFFEATLLPLYLLIGVYGRANRTRAAVKFFFFSLTGSLMMLLSMLYLYMQTQSFDIARWHELHLPLAVQVMLFIGFLGAFSVKVPMWPVHTWLPDVHLDGPTGAAVMLGMLKMGGYGLLRFNLPLLPDASHFVAPVMVVLSLIAVIYASLVALVQTDLRKLLAYSAVAHMGLVTLGLFLFSEMGTDGAVMQMISYGIVSGAMLLCTGMLYDRTGSSSIDAYGGVAATMPRFAAFAMLFSMANVGMPGTSGFVGEFLVLMGAIKANFWIGALASLTLVLSAAYTLWMYKRVIFGRVGNASVASLKDVSRREFALLGAMAVMVLAIGLDPKPLTDGIDATAIQVVQGIEQHRLPANDPGSSEVAGRRHGDAAGRASVTVKGVQPAA, via the coding sequence ATGTTTCCCATCCTGTCGCTTCTAATCTGGACACCCATTCTGGCCGGCGCGCTCATCATGCTGCTCGGGCAGGACCGCCATCCCAACGCCGTACGCTGGACATCGCTCGCGGCAGCGGTGGTTGCCGCATTGCCAATCATTCCGCTCGTGCGCGGCTTTCACACGCGCGTGGCCGATATGCAGTTTGTTGAGCATTTCCGCTGGATCACGTCGTTCGATGCGTCGTGGCACGTCGGTATCGATGGCCTCTCGCTCTGGCTCGTGGCGTTGACCGGTGTGACGACCATCATCGTGGTGCTGGCGTCGTGGCGCGCAGTGACCACGCGCATGAGCGCGTACTTCGGCAGCTTCCTCGTGCTCTCCGGGCTGATGCAGGGGGTGTTCACGGCGCAGGACGGCATGTTGTTCTTCGTGTTCTTCGAAGCCACGCTGCTGCCGCTGTATCTGCTCATCGGCGTGTACGGGCGTGCCAATCGCACGCGTGCTGCGGTGAAGTTCTTCTTCTTCTCGCTGACCGGCTCGTTGATGATGCTGCTCTCGATGCTGTATCTCTACATGCAGACGCAGAGCTTCGATATCGCCCGCTGGCACGAACTGCATCTGCCGCTGGCCGTGCAGGTGATGCTGTTTATCGGTTTCCTCGGCGCGTTTTCGGTCAAGGTGCCGATGTGGCCGGTGCACACGTGGTTGCCCGACGTTCACCTCGATGGGCCGACGGGTGCCGCCGTGATGCTCGGCATGTTGAAGATGGGCGGCTACGGCCTGCTGCGATTCAATCTGCCGCTGCTGCCGGATGCTAGCCACTTCGTCGCGCCGGTGATGGTGGTGCTGTCGCTGATCGCGGTGATTTACGCGAGCCTCGTGGCGTTGGTGCAGACCGACTTGCGCAAGCTGCTCGCGTATTCGGCTGTAGCGCACATGGGGCTGGTGACGCTCGGCTTGTTTCTGTTCTCGGAAATGGGCACCGACGGCGCGGTGATGCAGATGATTTCGTACGGCATCGTCTCGGGTGCCATGCTGCTGTGCACGGGCATGTTGTACGACCGCACCGGCAGTTCGTCCATCGACGCGTACGGTGGCGTGGCGGCGACGATGCCGCGTTTTGCGGCATTCGCGATGCTGTTCTCGATGGCCAACGTGGGCATGCCGGGCACGTCGGGTTTCGTCGGTGAGTTTCTGGTGTTGATGGGGGCCATCAAGGCGAACTTCTGGATCGGGGCGCTCGCCTCGCTGACGCTGGTGCTCAGTGCGGCCTACACGCTGTGGATGTACAAGCGCGTGATTTTCGGACGCGTCGGCAATGCGAGCGTGGCGTCGCTCAAGGATGTGAGCCGTCGCGAGTTTGCGCTGCTCGGCGCCATGGCGGTGATGGTGCTGGCCATCGGTCTTGATCCGAAGCCGCTCACCGACGGTATCGACGCGACGGCGATTCAGGTGGTACAGGGGATTGAACAACACCGTCTGCCCGCCAACGATCCGGGCAGCAGCGAAGTGGCAGGACGCCGGCATGGTGACGCCGCCGGACGCGCTTCGGTGACGGTGAAGGGTGTGCAGCCGGCAGCCTGA
- a CDS encoding glycerophosphodiester phosphodiesterase, translated as MTNFSSMLRARRAAVAALAVGIGAVCFSAQVFASCLGMQIHAHRGSASAPENSARALQTGYAGAWDGVETDMQQLSDGTWVLHHDLQTGRSVLAGAPRPVSQLTQAEWRNARMTLNGRPTNEPPPFLADVLAIANTFPGKTLNAEIKEVVSNCTPIQGLVTQMKQGVPHGNWFLTSGLLQNLRCARTADRQGYMGLIVFDGRNAEAAGSNKLTKFVARHSKAPVLNRAWMDHLVAQLGLPAGVHVDARTMDANPYLLDDAADTRLAVFAYAVQGDEALAEAIGHAKARTGKLPSGAVIDGDAQAFCRRVTQVIGQR; from the coding sequence ATGACGAATTTCTCCTCTATGCTGCGTGCGCGGCGCGCTGCTGTGGCGGCGCTTGCCGTCGGCATCGGCGCGGTTTGCTTTAGCGCGCAAGTGTTTGCCTCGTGTCTGGGCATGCAGATTCATGCGCATCGCGGCTCGGCCAGTGCGCCCGAGAATTCGGCGCGGGCCTTGCAGACCGGCTATGCCGGTGCATGGGACGGCGTCGAGACCGACATGCAGCAACTGAGCGACGGCACGTGGGTGCTGCATCACGACTTGCAGACGGGACGCTCAGTGCTGGCGGGTGCGCCGCGCCCGGTGTCGCAACTGACGCAGGCGGAATGGCGCAACGCACGCATGACGCTCAACGGCCGCCCGACCAACGAGCCGCCGCCGTTTCTCGCCGATGTGCTCGCCATCGCGAACACCTTCCCCGGCAAGACGCTGAACGCCGAGATCAAGGAGGTGGTCAGCAACTGCACACCGATTCAGGGGCTGGTCACGCAAATGAAGCAGGGCGTGCCGCACGGCAACTGGTTCCTCACGTCCGGGTTGTTGCAGAACCTGCGCTGCGCCCGCACGGCAGATCGTCAGGGCTATATGGGGCTGATCGTGTTCGACGGGCGCAACGCCGAGGCGGCCGGGTCGAACAAGCTCACGAAATTCGTCGCTCGCCACTCGAAAGCGCCGGTGCTCAATCGGGCATGGATGGACCACCTCGTCGCGCAGTTGGGGTTGCCCGCAGGCGTGCACGTCGACGCGCGCACGATGGACGCGAATCCGTATCTACTCGATGACGCCGCCGACACCCGGCTCGCCGTCTTCGCCTATGCCGTGCAGGGGGACGAGGCGCTGGCGGAAGCTATCGGTCATGCCAAGGCGCGCACGGGCAAATTGCCCAGCGGCGCGGTGATCGATGGCGATGCACAGGCATTTTGCCGCCGTGTGACACAGGTGATCGGACAGCGTTGA